Sequence from the Fodinibius salicampi genome:
ATGTATTCGGGGAAGATCCATCTGCCAATGCTTTAGAAGAAAAGGTAGCACGAATGTTCGGCTTTGAAGCAGGCTTGTTTGTTCCCAGTGGTACAATGGGCAACCAGTTGAGCATAAAGGTACTCACGGACCCGGGGGAGGAAGTACTGATTGAAGAAGCAGGACATATCATTAATTATGAATCTACGGCAGCAGCACACCTTTCGTCGGTACAGCTGACTCCCATCCGGGGAGACAAAGGTAAGATTTCGGTAGATGATTTGCAGGACAGGCTACGTGGGACTCATGACTGGGAGCCTAGAACGAAAGTTTTATCGATAGAGAACTCAACCAACAAGGGAGGAGGGTGCTGCTATACGGAGGAGGAATTGCTGAGGATACGTACATTTGCTGATAAGCAGAATTTGGTAGTGCATCTCGACGGAGCTCGTATCTGGAATGCAATGATAGCTACGGGAACTAAACCGGAATTTTACGGCAGTATTGCCGATACTATGTCGGTTTGCTTTAGTAAGGGTCTGGGAGCCCCGGTGGGATCGATGGTTTTGTCCACCCAAAAAAATATTGATCAGGCGCGCCGGATGCGTAAGATGTGGGGCGGTGGTATGCGCCAGATAGGGATGCTAGCTGCGGCGGCGGGTTATGCTATCGAAGAACATCTTCCATTGCTGCAAGAGGATCACCGTCGGGCTCGGGAGCTGGCAGAAACAATTGAGGGATGCTCGGGGTTTGCCATAGGCTTGGATTCAGTAGAGACCAATATTTTAATTTTTGATGTATTGGATGAATCAGCTGTGTCTGCGGTAGAGCGACTGGAAGAAGAGGGGATACGGCTGGTCCCATTTGGTCCCAATACATTGCGAGCTACGTTCCATTTTCAGATTACAGATCAAGATTTAGAGCAGGTGCAATCGGTGTTTGAGACCTGTTTTGGATAGTAATCGTTAAGTACAGGGTGACATCTTATTTCTAATTACAGAAAAACGTTTCATATCGAAACCAGTTGTGGTTCTCACATTGAACAATTCAAATCCTATATCAACGTTATAATCTAAAAGAACTTGTCCGACGAAACCTTGGTGTAGTCGGGCTTTTTTCAGGATCTTGCCCAGCCGAATATCTTTAGGGCACATCCCGG
This genomic interval carries:
- a CDS encoding threonine aldolase family protein; this encodes MIDLRSDTVTKPTTEMRKVIADAEVGDDVFGEDPSANALEEKVARMFGFEAGLFVPSGTMGNQLSIKVLTDPGEEVLIEEAGHIINYESTAAAHLSSVQLTPIRGDKGKISVDDLQDRLRGTHDWEPRTKVLSIENSTNKGGGCCYTEEELLRIRTFADKQNLVVHLDGARIWNAMIATGTKPEFYGSIADTMSVCFSKGLGAPVGSMVLSTQKNIDQARRMRKMWGGGMRQIGMLAAAAGYAIEEHLPLLQEDHRRARELAETIEGCSGFAIGLDSVETNILIFDVLDESAVSAVERLEEEGIRLVPFGPNTLRATFHFQITDQDLEQVQSVFETCFG